The following DNA comes from Pseudomonadota bacterium.
CATTTTTTGCGTTTCCAGGTTGATCATATTGAGGTATTTGAAGTATCTCTTGACGATTATTGTCAAAAGCCCTTTGTCCTCAAGAAGCTGGAAAAATTCCCTCTCAAACCTTTCTCTTATATTATCACTGAAAATAGGTATTTTTTTGTCGCACAGGATGAGTGTTTCCGGTAATCCATCCAGGCTATATACGTTAACCTCCCTCTTTAACCGCGCCACCTCAGCCTCAAGGTCGGCAACCCTTTTATCGAGCGGGAGCCCTTTCTTCTGGACAGTCTGTGCCCATCCGAGAGGACAGGCAATTAAAACTGTTAATATTGCAGCAATAAATATTGTTGAAGCACGACGTACTATGTACGATAACGTTGCCAGATTTTGAAATTTAAAATCCACAATTAGTAATCCGCGATTCACGTTTAGAAGGTGGTTCATTGCTCTTCTTTTACCATTCTGTTAAGTATTGTCGTCCTGTTGTTCATCCTCTCCATGAGGGCCTTAACATCAATCTGGAGCGAACTCAGGCCGTCATATTTTTTTCTGTATATTATATCAATCTCTTTTTTCCAGTATTCAACTATCTCAGCTTCTTTTTTATACATTTCTATTTCAAACTTTTTTTTAAGTTCTCTGATGAGTTTTTCATTCATTTCCATAAGACTTTCGCTCCCTTGCTTGTACAATGTGCCTGTAGATCAGTATGAGTATGGTTACGGCAGCAAGTATTACAGGCACGATATAATTCTCATATTTCTTGATATCCTTCACGAATACGTAAACAACATTTCCAAAGATATATCCTGTCAGCGTTACGGCTATACTCCATAAAATCGAGTTTATTGCATTAAATAACATAAATTTACCCAGGCGTATATTTGTACAGCCCAGAAGCAACAGAATTATAGCCCTTATGCCTACCAGAAACCTTATGAAAAATATTATGAAATTGCCGTGTTTTTTTATGATTTTGTTGGCAAGAGGGATTTTACTCCTCAGGAACTCATATTTTTCAATGTAGTTTCTTCCGAAGACCCTTCCCAGTCCAAAAAATGTGCAATCACCAATAAACGTCCCCAGAAAAGCCCACAAAACTACCTTATTTATAGTCATATAACCAAGCTTGGAAAAAATTCCGCCAAGGAGTACCGTAGTTTCTCCCTCAAGAAATGTCCCGATAAAAATTCCGATATATCCGTATTTTGCGATGTAAGTTTCCATGTCAGTTAAACAAACGGTTTACGGTTGACGATTCAAAGACTATAGCA
Coding sequences within:
- a CDS encoding DedA family protein, with the protein product METYIAKYGYIGIFIGTFLEGETTVLLGGIFSKLGYMTINKVVLWAFLGTFIGDCTFFGLGRVFGRNYIEKYEFLRSKIPLANKIIKKHGNFIIFFIRFLVGIRAIILLLLGCTNIRLGKFMLFNAINSILWSIAVTLTGYIFGNVVYVFVKDIKKYENYIVPVILAAVTILILIYRHIVQARERKSYGNE